The genomic segment TTCGACAGTTTGGCGGCGACGAGCGCCTGGACCTGCCAGCCGACGATGGACGTGTCGCCGTCGGTGAACGGGGCGTAGCCCCAGCTCCCGTTAGCCCCCTGGGATTTCTGAATGTAATTGATTGCCGACTGGGCGAACGGTTTGAGCGTGGGGTCCTTCGTCATCCCATACGCCTCGCAGAGCGCGAGAGTGGCAATGGCCTGCTCGTACGCGTTGTCGCTCATGCGACCGGCCTTGGGTCCGGTCGGGGCACAGGACTTCATCAGGTAACTGAGGCCGGCTATCACGGTCTCCTGGTACTTCAGTTCGCCCTTTTCCTTGGTCAGTTTGTGCGTTTGCCCGGCGGCGAGGAAGGGCAGCAGCGCCATGCCTGTGGCAGCGGTGCGGGACTCTTTCGAGCCAGCGTCGTATTTCCAACCGCCATCGTCCTTCTGTTGCTTGGCGAGCCACGCGAGGCCCAGCACCACGGCCCGCTCGCTCCCCTCATTGCCGCCTTCCGTGCGGACGAGTTTGGTCTTGGCCTCACCTGCGCGACCGGGAAACGCAGAGGGCGGCGCGCCGTACGGACCGATCTCGCCGGTCAGCGGCACCGTGATCGGGTGCGTCTTTTCAGGATCCAAATCCTCGAGTCGTGGAATTTCTAGCACATCCACATCGAGATCGGTGTCGGGGCGAGCCCGCTCCCGTGTCATCCCCTTTTCGCTCGGCAGGTGCGGCCGCGGCGCGACGGGCAATGTGCGCGCCGGCGGTTCGGGCGAGGCAGATCCCGCCACCAGGGGTACGCTGCCGAACGGAGCGCACACGACAGCCACCAGAATTGCGATTAACCGGAACATGGGCACGACCTCTGTGACACCCATTCGAGTGAGTGACAGTGTACCGGCCCCGGCCGATGAGCGATAGGCGTGTCAGCCGCCGGCCCGCACCGGCCACCGGTACGCGCCCGGGCGCATCGCCCGCCACGCCCGCCCCATTTGCGCCCATGAGTTGCGCCAGAACCGCCGGAACGTGAACCCGCCGGCACGCAGCGCGCGGCGGTGGCCCACCCAGACCGCCATCGTGATCCCCACGAACAGCACACGCTGCGAAGCAGCGGTCAGCACCCCGAGCACCCGGCCGCGCCCACGGTGGATGATCGCGAGCCGCTCGCACTGGAAGCGGATGTGCGGCACCTCGTCGCGCAGGATCTGGTCGCAGATGCGGCGCAGGACCGCCGACCCGGTCGCGCGCCGGATCGCGGCGTAGTAGAGCAGCGCGTGGACCTCGATCATGACGACGACGGTGGCCCACACCTCCATCCGCATGAGGAAGTGGCGGAACACCCGGAACAGCGAGTCGCCGAGGTCGCGCCGGACGCGCGGTACGGCCGCGGCGTCGAGGAACCGGCCGAGTTCCTCCCCGTGCCGCTGCTCCTCCGCGATGAACAGCCGGATGGCGTCCACGAAGCCCGGATCACCGATCCGGGCCGCGTGCGCTTCGGCGGTCCTGAGGAGGCGCGAGCCGTCGGACGTCTCACCGAGCTGCCACGCGCGGAGCGAATCGACGATTTCCGCCAGCTCCTCTGGCGTCACGCCGGCCCCGGCCTCCCGCGGCACGTCGAGCCGGTTGCCCGCGTTGGCGCGGAAGTACGCGGACCACTCCGCCGACGTCCACACCGTCGGCCGCACCACCGCAGCGCCCGGCGTAGCGGCTTCTGTTGTGAGCATCAGAGCTTCCATCATTGCGCTCCTCATAAGCGGCTCCAGAACTAATGCAGATAACTTTGTATTGCAAAGCAAAAGGCCGACAAGAACGCGGGCTTTGCCCGCGCCGCCGATACACAGGGACCGACTGAGCCGATTCTCAACCCACGGGCCGCGTACTGCGGATGAGGTATCCGGCCACCAGAGCCGCCACGATGAGTTGCCCGCCGGTCATGAGCGTCACCGCAAACGCCGCCGCCGCCGAGATCTCCATTGCCCGGTCGGCCAACAGCGCGACCGCGGACAGACCGGCCCCGATTTGCAACAGGGGGATCACCTGCAAGACCGCGACGCAGATCCCACCGACGATCAGTGCGCCCCGCACGCGTGCGAAGCGGGCCACGGCAAAATGCCCCGCCAGCCACACAACGAACACACCGGCCAGCATTCCGAACGCGCCACTTCGGGACGTCACAAAGAAGCCGAATAACAACGCCACGGGGAGGTTCATCAGAAGAACGGCCGCCCATCCCCAGCGCCACTCGCGGGCCGAGGACCGCGCGGCTCTCGTCGCACCACCCGGTTGCGGGGCCATGAGGCCACTCATGCCCCGGCCAGCCCCGGGCGCGTTTGTGCCTTCGCCGCCCGACCGTCCTCCTGTGCGGCGGCGTCGCGGAGCACCTTCTCCAGTTGCGTCAGGTACGCGCGGAACCGCTTGCGGCCCTGGGCGGTCAGCGCGCACGTCGTGTGCGGGCGGCGGCCCTCGAACCCCTTCGTGATCTTCACCAGGCCGGCCTCGGCCAGCACGTCCAGGTGGCGGCTCAGGTTGCCGTCGGTCAGGTCGCACAGGCGCGTGAGGTCGGAAAACGACAGGCCCTCCGGGTGCGTGACCAGCGCCGTGAGGATGCCCAGGCGCGCCTTCTCGTGCAGCACGCGGTCGAGCCCCTCGTACGCGAAGCGGCCCGCGTCCCCGGCTCCGGGTTCGGTGTCAGGCATCGGATTCGCCTCCTGTTGTGTGTCGAAGAATCAGGGCCGTAACGAGGTGCCCGCCGCCGAACACGCCGCCGACGCTCCACCCCGGCGACTCGGCCGGCAGCCACGCGAGCAGCGCGCCCCCGACCAGCACGTACCCGACCCCGACGAGGCCGACGGCCCGCGGCAGGTGCGGGCGCACGGCCACCACGCCGAGCCCGAACACCACCGCCCAGGCGCCGGGCAACAGCGGCACGAACGCGGCGGTGCGGGCGAGGGCCACGGTGA from the Frigoriglobus tundricola genome contains:
- a CDS encoding prenyltransferase/squalene oxidase repeat-containing protein produces the protein MDPEKTHPITVPLTGEIGPYGAPPSAFPGRAGEAKTKLVRTEGGNEGSERAVVLGLAWLAKQQKDDGGWKYDAGSKESRTAATGMALLPFLAAGQTHKLTKEKGELKYQETVIAGLSYLMKSCAPTGPKAGRMSDNAYEQAIATLALCEAYGMTKDPTLKPFAQSAINYIQKSQGANGSWGYAPFTDGDTSIVGWQVQALVAAKLSKDLVVDDRVIKKAIKFLDLASSGPRKAMYGYADSDGAKPGTALTASGLLSRYYIDGWGPNHPGMCDGVAGLLKHPPPDKADKGGVKDLYYYYYATQVVRFSAGEDWKTWNEGPKNADGTRKGGVRDWLVNAQLRKDEPNRGSWDPEGGWFGTSCGRLGTTAVCVLTLEVYYRQPLLYKRGDDSEAVKMPEDK
- a CDS encoding ferritin-like domain-containing protein, which encodes MMEALMLTTEAATPGAAVVRPTVWTSAEWSAYFRANAGNRLDVPREAGAGVTPEELAEIVDSLRAWQLGETSDGSRLLRTAEAHAARIGDPGFVDAIRLFIAEEQRHGEELGRFLDAAAVPRVRRDLGDSLFRVFRHFLMRMEVWATVVVMIEVHALLYYAAIRRATGSAVLRRICDQILRDEVPHIRFQCERLAIIHRGRGRVLGVLTAASQRVLFVGITMAVWVGHRRALRAGGFTFRRFWRNSWAQMGRAWRAMRPGAYRWPVRAGG
- a CDS encoding transcriptional regulator — its product is MPDTEPGAGDAGRFAYEGLDRVLHEKARLGILTALVTHPEGLSFSDLTRLCDLTDGNLSRHLDVLAEAGLVKITKGFEGRRPHTTCALTAQGRKRFRAYLTQLEKVLRDAAAQEDGRAAKAQTRPGLAGA